A genomic region of Spea bombifrons isolate aSpeBom1 chromosome 9, aSpeBom1.2.pri, whole genome shotgun sequence contains the following coding sequences:
- the LOC128504320 gene encoding olfactory receptor 490-like translates to MDSENQTAIKEIVLLGFKVFHVFKIPYFLLFFNLYTFTLTGNAVIIFLVSCSQHLSHPMFFFLSHLSLSDTLLTTNIVPNMLCIILKGEVTMSVSGCIIQYQFFAISLVSECLLLTVMAYDRYLAICNPLRYNTIMGAKLRYQLVSFCWGASVIISLVSAIPISKLKFCGPHVIDHFFCDLVPLLQLSCSDISLVQLENILLATPLTLLPILIISLTYTYIFITILKIPSIVGRQKAFSTCSSHLAVVGMFYGSLVTLYVIPSDGHSLNANKVLSLIYTVATPLFNPVIYSLRNKEIRVAFNKYLHLMRNTDFK, encoded by the coding sequence ATGGATTCGGAAAACCAAACAGCCATCAAAGAAATAGTCCTTTTGGGATTCAAAGTGTTCCATGTCTTTAAGATACCATATTTCCTGTTATTCTTTAACTTGTATACATTTACATTGACTGGAAACGCggtgattatttttttggtgtcgTGTAGTCAACACCTAAGCcatccaatgtttttttttctgagtcACCTCTCGCTGTCTGATACGTTATTGACCACGAATATTGTCCCTAACATGTTATGCATCATACTTAAGGGAGAAGTAACCATGTCCGTCTCTGGCTGTATTATCCAATATCAATTCTTTGCTATATCGTTAGTCTCGGAATGTCTTCTTCTGACAGTGATGGCCTATGACCGGTACTTGGCTATTTGTAACCCACTGCGTTATAACACTATAATGGGTGCCAAGCTACGTTACCAGCTTGTTAGCTTTTGCTGGGGAGCAAGCGTTATAATTTCATTAGTGAGCGCAATTCCTATAAGTAAATTAAAGTTCTGTGGACCTCATGTCATTGATCATTTTTTCTGTGATTTGGTTCCTCTCCTACAACTTTCGTGCTCAGACATCTCTCTTGTGCAActggaaaatattttgcttGCTACACCCCTTACTCTTCTACCTATTCTAATTATTTCTTTAACATATACCTACATTTTCATCACCATCCTTAAGATTCCATCCATCGTCGGGAGACAAAAAGctttctccacctgcagctcccacTTGGCCGTCGTCGGAATGTTTTATGGGTCGTTGGTCACGCTCTACGTCATTCCTTCAGACGGACATTCTTTAAATGCAAACAAGGTCCTCTCTCTGATCTACACGGTGGCAACTCCGTTGTTTAATCCTGTCATATACAGTTTGAGGAACAAAGAGATTAGAGTAGCCTTCAACAAGTATTTGCATCTGATGAGGAACACTGACTTTAAATGA
- the LOC128504321 gene encoding olfactory receptor 6B2-like, which yields MIGENETIIKEIVILGFPQLHDFKLPFFLMFLILYVLTMTGNIMIVTLVTFSPNLNHPMFFFLGQLSMTDIVITSIVPNMLSVLLKGQVTITLSACEAQLQFFGFSACTECLLLAVMSYDRYLAICRPLHYTSIMSVKLQLQLAGFCWFWGFAVSFITVILATQLDFCGPNIIDHFFCDMLPVLRLSCSDISMIQFEITLLGTPITVFPLLLIFITYVCICIAILNIPSTSGRQKTISTCSSHLTVVIIFYGTLVTLYVVPSHGQLLNANKVISLVYTVVTPLCNPIIYSIRNKEIRIAFNKYVYFTNKSKKINTQDSLMTRG from the coding sequence atgatcggagaaaATGAGACCATCATTAAAGAAATAGTTATTTTGGGATTTCCACAGCTTCACGACTTTAAGTTACCCTTCTTCTTAatgttcctcatattatatgttttgaCAATGACTGGAAATATCATGATAGTTACATTGGTGACTTTTAGTCCCAACCTAAACCACCCGATGTTCTTCTTCCTTGGACAGCTTTCGATGACAGATATAGTAATCACAAGTATTGTTCCTAATATGCTAAGCGTTCTACTAAAAGGTCAAGTCACCATAACACTTTCTGCTTGTGAAGCTCAGCTTCAATTCTTTGGCTTTTCAGCATGTACGGAATGTCTTCTTCTAGCGGTGATGTCCTACGACAGGTATCTGGCAATCTGCAGGCCGTTGCACTACACCTCTATAATGAGTGTCAAACTTCAGCTTCAACTTGCTGGCTTCtgttggttttggggtttcGCTGTTTCTTTCATAACCGTAATATTAGCCACTCAATTAGATTTCTGTGGGCCAAACATCATTGATCATTTTTTCTGTGACATGCTCCCTGTTCTACGGCTTTCATGCTCAGACATCTCTATGATACAATTTGAAATTACTTTGCTTGGCACACCAATAACAGTGTTTCCTCttcttcttatttttataaCCTACGTCTGCATTTGTATTGCCATCCTCAATATTCCATCCACCTCCGGGAGACAAAAAACCATTTCCACTTGCAGCTCCCACTTGACtgttgttattatattttatgggaCACTGGTCACTCTATATGTGGTTCCTTCCCATGGACAgttattaaatgcaaataaggttatttCGCTAGTTTATACTGTGGTGACACCATTGTGCAATCCTATTATATATAGTATCAGAAACAAAGAGATAAGGATCGCCTTtaacaaatatgtatatttcacAAATAAGTCAAAAAAGATAAACACTCAAGATTCCTTAATGACTAGaggataa
- the LOC128504322 gene encoding olfactory receptor 11L1-like, with the protein MENTTTVTDFFLLGFEGLQRCKFVLFVLVLMIYVGTVVGNLVIIALISLSHFFNSPMYFFLRHLSFCDIMFTTNIVPNMLRVILEEGSKISIPGCVAQYHIFGFSASTESFLLTVMSFDRYLAICNPLHYNAIMDLKLQFYLVTSSWMLSLMVTIVSLVLICMLHFCGPDVINHFFCDVAPLIDLSCSDTSMLEMEIYVSSVPIVLLPFLFITGTYISIFVAIMRIPSTTGRQKAFSTCSSHLIVVCMYFGTLFAVYVVPIRETSREVNKILSLLYTVVTPFFNPIIYSLRNQDIRVVLEKHICRRNINDK; encoded by the coding sequence ATGGAGAACACTACAACGGTCACTGATTTTTTTCTACTGGGATTTGAAGGCCTTCAAAGAtgtaaatttgtattatttgtccTGGTTTTGATGATATATGTTGGTACGGTGGTTGGAAACCTTGTTATAATCGCTTTAATTTCActaagtcatttttttaattctcctATGTACTTCTTTCTCAGACATCTGTCATTCTGCGACATCATGTTCACTACCAACATTGTTCCTAACATGCTACGTGTCATACTAGAGGAGGGAAGCAAAATATCTATTCCAGGTTGTGTGGCTCAATATCACATCTTTGGGTTCTCCGCAAGTACCGAGTCTTTCCTCCTCACCGTGATGTCGTTTGACCGATATCTAGCCATATGTAACCCCCTTCATTACAATGCTATTATGGATCTGAAACTCCAATTCTACCTTGTCACCTCCTCTTGGATGCTAAGTTTGATGGTGACCATAGTCTCACTTGTCCTTATTTGCATGCTACATTTTTGCGGCCCTGATGTGATCAACCATTTCTTCTGCGATGTTGCCCCGCTTATTGACCTTTCCTGTTCTGATACATCTATGTTAGAAATGGAAATATATGTGTCCTCTGTACCTATAGTACTTTTACCCTTTTTATTCATCACAGGGACATACATCTCTATCTTTGTCGCTATCATGAGGATACCTTCCACCACCGGAagacagaaagccttctccacttGTAGTTCCCACCTGATTGTCGTGTGCATGTACTTTGGAACACTTTTTGCTGTTTATGTGGTCCCTATCAGAGAAACGTCCAGGGAAGTAAACAAGATTTTGTCTCTACTATACACTGTGGTTACTCCGTTCTTCAACCCTATCATTTATAGCCTGAGAAATCAGGATATCAGAGTAGTGCTGGAGAAACATATCTGCAGAAGAAATATTAATGACAAGTAA
- the LOC128505247 gene encoding zinc finger protein 664-like, giving the protein MDPDIIPKREEEERPCASSVQDTQQKSPLDATTEPVSPDEQMPKELVISVEKDAVYQPSKKERSRKQRKKIAQSNSESTRDTQQNLLTDDLDHAEETQEAQNEENDKRRALRLRKNTMEGKYKCEKRIKNSLDINKVTIQYTPYKPQKKYTCLECGRSFISTSHLTVHQRSHTGERPYKCSTCGKSFMRKSSLVIHERIHTGERPYSCPDCGKSFTSSATLTTHKRIHTGERPYVCSECGKSFTSNSSLFIHNRTHTGEKPYICVECGKTFSCTSALVIHKRSHTGEKPFMCNFCGKSFADNSRLVKHKATHTGDWPQICTICGKGFTCLSNLIVHQRSHTGERPFECGKCDKRFANNRDLVRHQTTHTGERPFVCSECGKRFIRKSHLTTHLKIHSRVKMVVSTE; this is encoded by the exons ATGGATCCAGATATAATAccaaagagagaagaagaagagagaccATGTGCAAGTAGTGTCCAGGACACTCAGCAGAAAAGCCCCCTAGATGCCACCACAG AACCTGTATCACCGGATGAACAGATGCCCAAAGAACTAGTGATTTCTGTTGAGAAGGATGCTGTTTACCAACCTTCTAAGAAAGAGAGATCacgaaaacaaaggaaaaaaatagcacAATCAAATAGTGAATCCACCAGAGACACGCAACAGAATCTTTTGACAGATGACTTGGATCACGCAGAGGAAACTCAAGAGGCCCAAAACGAAGAAAATGACAAGAGGCGAGCGTTACGTTTGCGAAAGAACACAATGGAGGGTAAATACAAATGTGAAAAAAGGATCAAAAACTCATTGGACATAAACAAAGTTACCATACAGTATACACCTTATAAGCCACAGAAAAAGTATACGTGTTTGGAGTGTGGCAGAAGCTTCATCTCAACGTCACATCTGACTGTACACCAGAGGTCCCACACTGGGGAGAGGCCTTACAAATGTTCCACATGTGGCAAAAGCTTTATGAGGAAGTCTTCTCTTGTAATTCACGAGCGGATCCACACAGGTGAGAGGCCTTATTCGTGTCCGGATTGCGGGAAGAGCTTCACCAGCAGCGCTACGCTTACCACCCACAAAAGGATCCACACGGGAGAGCGGCCGTATGTATGCTCGGAATGTGGCAAGAGCTTCACCAGTAACTCCTCTCTGTTTATACACAACAGGACGCACACGGGGGAGAAACCTTATATCTGTGTGGAATGCGGGAAAACGTTCTCTTGCACGTCGGCTCTTGTGATCCACAAACGGTCCCACACGGGCGAGAAACCGTTTATGTGTAACTTTTGCGGAAAGAGTTTTGCCGACAACTCAAGACTGGTCAAACACAAAGCTACTCACACCGGAGATTGGCCGCAAATTTGTACTATTTGTGGGAAGGGCTTTACTTGTCTCTCAAATCTTATCGTTCACCAAAGGTCCCATACGGGCGAGAGGCCCTTTGAATGCGGGAAATGTGATAAGCGCTTTGCCAACAACAGAGATCTTGTGAGACATCAGACGACGCACACGGGAGAAAGGCCTTTCGTGTGTTCTGAATGTGGCAAGAGATTCATACGCAAGTCCCATCTTACTACCCACTTGAAAATTCACTCGAGAGTAAAGATGGTTGTGTCAACCGAATAA